In Pyricularia oryzae 70-15 chromosome 2, whole genome shotgun sequence, one genomic interval encodes:
- a CDS encoding helix-loop-helix DNA binding protein, with protein MAEVAQPMEQPSLKAEAPIPSSPTQKRKRASESASPDSRRSKRGAIATPNNVSVPVPVPVPVAEDTSGQLYMDSAMAASAPQPGSDNINADDFSALQQATVDHGDVSDPANASSTAAAALGSMYPTLHVPQTTEETFAAQVGADTEHNDNSFGVTPDGLPMESPMEDMQQSQFNQLQQRNGPQKPAVGSEEWHKLRKDNHKEVERRRRETINEGINELAKIVPGCEKNKGSILQRSVAFITQLKDNETQNIEKWTLEKLLTEQAIAELSQSNDKLKTECERLYGELESWKRVAQAAGLSPEPKEETGAAS; from the exons ATGGCCGAGGTAGCCCAACCCATGGAACAGCCAAGCCTCAAGGCTGAAGCTCCCATACCTTCATCGCCAACTCAGAAGCGAAAGCGAGCCTCGGAGTCAGCTTCGCCAGACTCGCGTCGCTCCAAAAGGGGCGCCATTGCAACACCCAACAATGTCTCTGTTCCGGTTCCGGTCCCGGTTCCTGTCGCGGAAGATACATCAGGGCAGCTTTATATGGATAGCGCCATGGCAGCTTCGGCCCCCCAGCCTGGCTCTGACAACATCAACGCGGATGATTTTTCAGCTCTTCAACAAGCCACAGTGGATCATGGCGATGTGTCCGACCCTGCCAATGCTTCTAGCACCGCAGCGGCAGCGCTTGGATCCATGTATCCGACTCTCCATGTCCCTCAAACAACCGAGGAGACGTTTGCCGCCCAGGTAGGGGCAGATACGGAGCATAATGACAACTCATTTGGCGTCACGCCCGATGGGCTGCCTATGGAGTCCCCAATGGAAGACATGCAGCAGTCGCAGTTCAATCAGTTGCAGCAGAGGAATGGTCCCCAAAAGCCAGCCGTCGGTTCCGAGGAATGGCACAAGCTGCGGAAAGACAACCACAAGGAAG TCGAGCGTCGTCGTAGGGAAACTATCAATGAAGGTATAAACGAGCTCGCCAAGATTGTTCCTGGCTGTGAGAAGAACAAGGGTTCGATTCTCCAGCGCAGTGTTGCTTTCATCACACAGCTCAAGGACAACGAGACTCAAAATATCGAAAAATGGACTTTGGAGAAGCTCCTGACGGAGCAGGCCATTGCAGAACTCAGCCAGTCGAACGACAAACTGAAGACGGAATGTGAGCGTCTATACGGGGAACTCGAAAGCTGGAAGCGGGTGGCGCAGGCCGCCGGTTTGTCTCCAGAACCCAAGGAGGAAACGGGCGCCGCTAGCTAG